In Abyssisolibacter fermentans, a genomic segment contains:
- a CDS encoding 2-oxoacid:acceptor oxidoreductase family protein, translated as MKQLIEIRWHGRGGQGAKTASLLLADVAFSTGKYVQGFPEYGPERMGAPITAYNRISDERSLVHSNIYEPDYVVVVDETLLESVPVTKGLKEDGAIIINTAKSPEEIKKELKGYNGRVFTVDARKISEACLGRYFPNSPMLAAVVKVSEVMPTDVFIEQMQHSFEHKFATKPEVIKGNMDALRRTIEEVRS; from the coding sequence ATGAAACAACTGATAGAAATCAGATGGCATGGTCGTGGTGGACAAGGTGCTAAAACTGCATCACTTTTGTTAGCAGATGTTGCTTTTAGTACAGGTAAATACGTACAAGGTTTTCCAGAGTATGGTCCAGAGAGAATGGGTGCACCAATAACAGCTTATAACAGAATTAGTGATGAAAGATCTTTAGTTCATTCTAATATTTATGAACCTGATTATGTAGTAGTTGTAGATGAAACATTATTAGAGAGCGTACCTGTAACTAAAGGATTAAAAGAAGATGGTGCTATTATTATAAATACAGCAAAGAGTCCAGAGGAAATTAAAAAAGAGTTAAAAGGATATAATGGAAGAGTTTTTACAGTTGATGCAAGAAAAATATCTGAAGCTTGTTTAGGAAGATACTTCCCTAACTCTCCAATGCTTGCAGCAGTAGTAAAAGTAAGCGAAGTTATGCCTACAGATGTATTTATTGAACAAATGCAACATTCATTTGAGCATAAATTTGCAACTAAGCCTGAAGTTATTAAAGGTAATATGGATGCATTAAGAAGAACTATCGAGGAGGTTAGATCATAA
- a CDS encoding 4Fe-4S binding protein, protein MSKVNINESITWKEITPGGNICASGNSEEFKTGDWRVDKPVLIEEKCKHCLLCVPVCPDSSIPVKDGKRLEFDYDHCKGCGICAKVCPFDAIEMVKDK, encoded by the coding sequence ATGTCTAAAGTGAATATCAATGAGTCAATTACATGGAAAGAGATAACTCCTGGTGGAAATATATGTGCAAGTGGTAACTCAGAAGAGTTTAAAACAGGTGATTGGAGAGTTGACAAACCAGTATTAATAGAAGAAAAATGTAAACATTGTCTTTTATGTGTTCCTGTTTGTCCAGATAGTTCAATACCTGTAAAAGATGGTAAAAGATTAGAATTTGATTACGATCACTGTAAAGGCTGTGGAATTTGTGCAAAAGTTTGTCCTTTTGACGCAATTGAAATGGTTAAAGACAAATAG
- a CDS encoding sigma 54-interacting transcriptional regulator: protein MSIDLPGYDKNYMFNEIFNHVNDGINVIDENGILVFVNEESAKYANKSIDEMLNKPIDEFYPHSALRDLMVDKKEIVGRKINYKNGKRYLVNAYPFFIDGKFKGGFSVFKSIDDIEQLNERLNHLELQIKLSKSESHNESIVGANGSLKNIIKKARKTVGALGGPRHSIITGQSGTGKSMLAYYIYLYAKEIGALGKDAPFIEVNCAQFTNPDIAAIEIFGSEKGAFTGSTNKKGLFEQADKGVLFLDEAHALGNHQTMLLKAIESRNIRKIGGTKLQNVDVIIIAASTKNLKEVLLPELYQRLAQYELYLPPLAERTKQEKEDLLKHFTDKYEENVLTINKINLEVNYTPIAKVALLDAEYPRNIRQFRDVINASIDSACPLISDIKPYSSIDVYVDSTHIPTHTNSFVDNSTSSKTFDINSNPYYLKTVLPKQMILDLRNNGLGPRKISKILQEQGYDIKYYQIAYYLKKCGK, encoded by the coding sequence ATGTCAATTGATTTGCCTGGTTACGATAAGAATTATATGTTTAATGAAATATTTAATCATGTAAATGATGGAATTAATGTGATAGATGAAAATGGTATACTAGTGTTTGTTAATGAAGAATCAGCAAAATACGCAAATAAAAGTATAGATGAGATGTTGAATAAACCAATAGATGAATTTTATCCACATTCGGCGTTAAGAGATTTAATGGTGGATAAAAAAGAGATTGTTGGAAGAAAGATAAATTATAAAAATGGAAAGCGATATTTAGTTAATGCATATCCATTTTTTATTGATGGCAAATTTAAAGGAGGATTTTCAGTATTTAAGAGTATTGATGATATAGAGCAATTAAACGAAAGGTTAAATCATCTTGAATTACAGATAAAATTGAGTAAATCAGAAAGCCACAATGAAAGTATTGTAGGGGCAAACGGAAGTTTAAAGAATATTATCAAGAAAGCTAGAAAAACAGTAGGTGCATTAGGTGGTCCAAGACATTCTATTATAACAGGTCAATCAGGAACGGGAAAGTCTATGCTTGCGTATTATATATATTTGTATGCTAAGGAAATTGGTGCGTTAGGCAAGGATGCTCCATTTATTGAGGTAAATTGTGCTCAATTTACAAATCCAGACATTGCAGCAATAGAAATATTTGGTTCTGAAAAAGGTGCTTTTACTGGATCTACAAATAAAAAAGGATTATTTGAACAAGCAGATAAAGGTGTACTTTTTTTAGATGAAGCACATGCATTAGGTAATCACCAAACAATGCTTTTGAAGGCTATAGAATCAAGAAATATTCGTAAAATTGGTGGTACTAAATTACAAAATGTTGATGTAATTATAATAGCTGCGTCCACAAAAAATTTGAAAGAAGTTCTATTACCTGAATTATATCAGAGGTTAGCTCAGTACGAATTGTATTTACCACCTTTAGCTGAAAGAACAAAACAAGAAAAAGAAGATCTACTAAAACATTTTACAGATAAATATGAAGAAAATGTTCTAACAATAAATAAAATAAATCTTGAAGTTAATTATACTCCTATTGCAAAAGTAGCACTGTTGGATGCAGAATATCCAAGAAACATAAGACAATTTCGTGATGTTATAAATGCAAGTATAGATTCAGCATGTCCTTTAATTAGTGATATAAAACCATATTCTTCTATTGATGTTTATGTTGATTCTACTCATATTCCAACACATACAAATTCGTTTGTTGATAATAGCACATCTTCAAAGACATTTGATATTAATAGTAATCCATATTATTTAAAAACCGTACTTCCAAAACAGATGATTTTAGATTTGAGGAATAATGGATTAGGTCCAAGGAAGATATCTAAAATATTACAAGAACAGGGATATGACATAAAATATTATCAAATAGCCTATTATTTAAAAAAATGTGGGAAATAA